From a region of the Cucumis sativus cultivar 9930 chromosome 6, Cucumber_9930_V3, whole genome shotgun sequence genome:
- the LOC101209524 gene encoding F-box protein SKIP23 isoform X1: protein MAEWSHLPKDLLYLISQRLQNPFDTMRFRSVCSSWRSVVSPKRHTLPVRFPFLPNHGISDPTWGFNLTKRSIFRVGSPMDHSDGWLIKVEEDACGMIKISNPLSKSYFKPLPKNFPKVLNLLNFPVLELCQEYVLHYLNFWPVRHRPGDAGDLYREKIAYKCLNYDGSQFVLVTIHVSGKLAMFKSEDGQWSTIHHTALPYDDVILFNGEFYAVDNSGATFLVESQHKVTLIAEPVFGGDKKILMECNGELLLVDMYLTVDSEEGFGLDGEPTEGVLHEKTVGFKVFKLHRNGSKKWTVVCDLGNTMLFLGENCSFSASASGVSGCKGNCIFFTDGFLCPNVDEDDVFKGSDIAIFDLEFGTISPLSDSPMYSRLFWPPPSWITSTSGGSSIHSEVERGKTGQALLLSKYLLPI, encoded by the exons ATGGCTGAATGGTCTCATCTCCCCAAGGATCTCCTCTACCTCATTTCCCAACGTCTCCAAAATCCTTTCGACACCATGCGTTTTCGATCCGTATGTTCCTCGTGGAGATCTGTTGTCTCCCCTAAACGCCATACATTACCTGTTCGATTCCCATTTCTTCCAAATCACGGCATATCAGATCCCACTTGGGGTTTCAATCTCACCAAGCGCTCCATTTTCCGTGTTGGCTCTCCCATGGATCACTCAGACGGCTGGTTGATCAAGGTCGAAGAAGATGCCTGCGGAATGATCAAAATATCAAACCCCCTCTCTAAATCTTACTTCAAGCCCTTGCCTAAAAATTTCCCCAAGGTACTAAACTTGTTGAATTTTCCGGTTTTAGAGCTTTGTCAGGAATATGTACTGCACTACCTTAATTTTTGGCCTGTGCGTCATCGCCCTGGCGATGCTGGCGACTTGTATAGGGAGAAGATCGCTTACAAGTGTTTGAATTACGATGGTAGTCAATTCGTTTTGGTTACTATTCATGTTTCTGGAAAATTAGCTATGTTTAAATCGGAGGATGGGCAGTGGAGTACGATTCATCACACTGCATTACCTTATGATgatgttattttgtttaatgggGAGTTTTATGCTGTTGATAATTCTGGGGCCACCTTCCTGGTGGAATCTCAACATAAGGTCACTTTGATTGCTGAACCTGTATTTGGTGGCGATAAGAAGATTTTGATGGAATGCAATGGGGAATTATTGTTGGTTGATATGTATTTAACAGTAGACTCTGAAGAGGGCTTTGGTTTGGATGGTGAACCTACTGAAGGTGTTCTACATGAAAAAACAGTTGGGTTTAAGGTGTTTAAGCTGCACCGTAATGGAAGTAAGAAATGGACTGTGGTCTGTGACTTGGGTAACACAATGCTATTCTTGGGGGAAAATTGCTCGTTTTCTGCATCCGCTTCAGGGGTATCTGGTTGTAAAGGAAATTGCATATTCTTTACTGATGGTTTCCTCTGCCCCAATGTGGATGAAGATGATGTGTTTAAGGGTAGTGACATTGCTATATTTGACTTGGAGTTTGGAACCATATCACCTTTATCTGATTCTCCTATGTATTCAAGATTGTTCTGGCCGCCCCCAAGTTGGATCACATCAACGTCAGGAGGAAGCAGTATTCATTCTGAAG TGGAAAGGGGGAAAACAGGACAAGCTTTGTTGTTATCAAAATATCTCCTGCCTATTTAA
- the LOC101209524 gene encoding F-box protein SKIP23 isoform X2, which yields MAEWSHLPKDLLYLISQRLQNPFDTMRFRSVCSSWRSVVSPKRHTLPVRFPFLPNHGISDPTWGFNLTKRSIFRVGSPMDHSDGWLIKVEEDACGMIKISNPLSKSYFKPLPKNFPKVLNLLNFPVLELCQEYVLHYLNFWPVRHRPGDAGDLYREKIAYKCLNYDGSQFVLVTIHVSGKLAMFKSEDGQWSTIHHTALPYDDVILFNGEFYAVDNSGATFLVESQHKVTLIAEPVFGGDKKILMECNGELLLVDMYLTVDSEEGFGLDGEPTEGVLHEKTVGFKVFKLHRNGSKKWTVVCDLGNTMLFLGENCSFSASASGVSGCKGNCIFFTDGFLCPNVDEDDVFKGSDIAIFDLEFGTISPLSDSPMYSRLFWPPPSWITSTSGGSSIHSEGRLVNFCMSEKVVDEEK from the exons ATGGCTGAATGGTCTCATCTCCCCAAGGATCTCCTCTACCTCATTTCCCAACGTCTCCAAAATCCTTTCGACACCATGCGTTTTCGATCCGTATGTTCCTCGTGGAGATCTGTTGTCTCCCCTAAACGCCATACATTACCTGTTCGATTCCCATTTCTTCCAAATCACGGCATATCAGATCCCACTTGGGGTTTCAATCTCACCAAGCGCTCCATTTTCCGTGTTGGCTCTCCCATGGATCACTCAGACGGCTGGTTGATCAAGGTCGAAGAAGATGCCTGCGGAATGATCAAAATATCAAACCCCCTCTCTAAATCTTACTTCAAGCCCTTGCCTAAAAATTTCCCCAAGGTACTAAACTTGTTGAATTTTCCGGTTTTAGAGCTTTGTCAGGAATATGTACTGCACTACCTTAATTTTTGGCCTGTGCGTCATCGCCCTGGCGATGCTGGCGACTTGTATAGGGAGAAGATCGCTTACAAGTGTTTGAATTACGATGGTAGTCAATTCGTTTTGGTTACTATTCATGTTTCTGGAAAATTAGCTATGTTTAAATCGGAGGATGGGCAGTGGAGTACGATTCATCACACTGCATTACCTTATGATgatgttattttgtttaatgggGAGTTTTATGCTGTTGATAATTCTGGGGCCACCTTCCTGGTGGAATCTCAACATAAGGTCACTTTGATTGCTGAACCTGTATTTGGTGGCGATAAGAAGATTTTGATGGAATGCAATGGGGAATTATTGTTGGTTGATATGTATTTAACAGTAGACTCTGAAGAGGGCTTTGGTTTGGATGGTGAACCTACTGAAGGTGTTCTACATGAAAAAACAGTTGGGTTTAAGGTGTTTAAGCTGCACCGTAATGGAAGTAAGAAATGGACTGTGGTCTGTGACTTGGGTAACACAATGCTATTCTTGGGGGAAAATTGCTCGTTTTCTGCATCCGCTTCAGGGGTATCTGGTTGTAAAGGAAATTGCATATTCTTTACTGATGGTTTCCTCTGCCCCAATGTGGATGAAGATGATGTGTTTAAGGGTAGTGACATTGCTATATTTGACTTGGAGTTTGGAACCATATCACCTTTATCTGATTCTCCTATGTATTCAAGATTGTTCTGGCCGCCCCCAAGTTGGATCACATCAACGTCAGGAGGAAGCAGTATTCATTCTGAAG GACGTTTGGTGAACTTTTGTATGAGTGAAAAAGTAgttgatgaagaaaaatag
- the LOC101209524 gene encoding F-box protein SKIP23 isoform X3, whose amino-acid sequence MAEWSHLPKDLLYLISQRLQNPFDTMRFRSVCSSWRSVVSPKRHTLPVRFPFLPNHGISDPTWGFNLTKRSIFRVGSPMDHSDGWLIKVEEDACGMIKISNPLSKSYFKPLPKNFPKVLNLLNFPVLELCQEYVLHYLNFWPVRHRPGDAGDLYREKIAYKCLNYDGSQFVLVTIHVSGKLAMFKSEDGQWSTIHHTALPYDDVILFNGEFYAVDNSGATFLVESQHKVTLIAEPVFGGDKKILMECNGELLLVDMYLTVDSEEGFGLDGEPTEGVLHEKTVGFKVFKLHRNGSKKWTVVCDLGNTMLFLGENCSFSASASGVSGCKGNCIFFTDGFLCPNVDEDDVFKGSDIAIFDLEFGTISPLSDSPMYSRLFWPPPSWITSTSGGSSIHSEGA is encoded by the coding sequence ATGGCTGAATGGTCTCATCTCCCCAAGGATCTCCTCTACCTCATTTCCCAACGTCTCCAAAATCCTTTCGACACCATGCGTTTTCGATCCGTATGTTCCTCGTGGAGATCTGTTGTCTCCCCTAAACGCCATACATTACCTGTTCGATTCCCATTTCTTCCAAATCACGGCATATCAGATCCCACTTGGGGTTTCAATCTCACCAAGCGCTCCATTTTCCGTGTTGGCTCTCCCATGGATCACTCAGACGGCTGGTTGATCAAGGTCGAAGAAGATGCCTGCGGAATGATCAAAATATCAAACCCCCTCTCTAAATCTTACTTCAAGCCCTTGCCTAAAAATTTCCCCAAGGTACTAAACTTGTTGAATTTTCCGGTTTTAGAGCTTTGTCAGGAATATGTACTGCACTACCTTAATTTTTGGCCTGTGCGTCATCGCCCTGGCGATGCTGGCGACTTGTATAGGGAGAAGATCGCTTACAAGTGTTTGAATTACGATGGTAGTCAATTCGTTTTGGTTACTATTCATGTTTCTGGAAAATTAGCTATGTTTAAATCGGAGGATGGGCAGTGGAGTACGATTCATCACACTGCATTACCTTATGATgatgttattttgtttaatgggGAGTTTTATGCTGTTGATAATTCTGGGGCCACCTTCCTGGTGGAATCTCAACATAAGGTCACTTTGATTGCTGAACCTGTATTTGGTGGCGATAAGAAGATTTTGATGGAATGCAATGGGGAATTATTGTTGGTTGATATGTATTTAACAGTAGACTCTGAAGAGGGCTTTGGTTTGGATGGTGAACCTACTGAAGGTGTTCTACATGAAAAAACAGTTGGGTTTAAGGTGTTTAAGCTGCACCGTAATGGAAGTAAGAAATGGACTGTGGTCTGTGACTTGGGTAACACAATGCTATTCTTGGGGGAAAATTGCTCGTTTTCTGCATCCGCTTCAGGGGTATCTGGTTGTAAAGGAAATTGCATATTCTTTACTGATGGTTTCCTCTGCCCCAATGTGGATGAAGATGATGTGTTTAAGGGTAGTGACATTGCTATATTTGACTTGGAGTTTGGAACCATATCACCTTTATCTGATTCTCCTATGTATTCAAGATTGTTCTGGCCGCCCCCAAGTTGGATCACATCAACGTCAGGAGGAAGCAGTATTCATTCTGAAG
- the LOC101206758 gene encoding rop guanine nucleotide exchange factor 1 gives MGSVSSDDGSDQLSDRCGSYSLSADVSESESCSSFSCRRFDGEGASSSMASSPHPVSANFCFPPPVSLPVLGGKDVFVWDDKSKKREADLSEVEMMKERFAKLLLGEDMSGGGKGVCTALAISNAITNLSASVFGELWRLEPLAPQKRAMWHREMEWLLCVCDSIVELVPTVQPFPGGGTYEVMMSKPRSDLHMNLPALKKLDALLLGILGGFCHTEFWYVDRGIVLGDLNDCNDFLPGGRPSIRQEDKWWLPCPKVPADGLSEDARKRLQQCRDCTNQILKAAMAINSNVLAEMEVPAAYMETLPKSGKACLGDIIYRYMTADHFSPECLLDCLDLSSEHHTLEIANRIEASIHIWRQKDHKRSGHRNKGRRPTWSGKVKGIVGDPRKSNNLARRAETLLDSLRLRFPGLPQTALDMAKIQYNKDVGQSILESYSRVMESLAFNIMARIDDVLYVDDAIKRCVKAESISLFNRGLGGLPIQKRMSPSPFSIHQSPFASPFATPTFCSSTPVGGSPGRLSPPPTVKRSNTKKETAVLSKDKQSQSEKDKIWSYAGNLSGRRVSGVTPERD, from the exons ATGGGTAGTGTGTCTTCCGATGACGGCTCCGACCAACTCAGCGATCGTTGTGGGAGCTACAGTTTGAGTGCTGATGTCAGTGAGTCAGAGAGTTGTAGTAGCTTTTCTTGCCGGAGGTTTGATGGTGAAGGGGCTTCCAGCTCAATGGCTTCTTCTCCCCATCCTGTTTCTGCGAATTTCTGCTTTCCCCCGCCGGTTTCCTTGCCGGTGCTTGGGGGCAAGGATGTTTTTGTTTGGGATGACAAGTCTAAGAAACGGGAAGCTGATTTATCtg AAGTCGAGATGATGAAGGAGAGATTTGCCAAACTTCTCCTTGGTGAAGACATGTCGGGGGGAGGGAAAGGGGTTTGCACAGCTCTTGCTATCTCGAATGCCATTACCAATCTCTCTG CTAGCGTATTTGGTGAATTATGGAGATTGGAGCCACTGGCGCCACAAAAAAGGGCAATGTGGCATAGAGAAATGGAATGGCTTCTATGTGTTTGTGATTCTATTGTGGAGCTTGTTCCTACAGTTCAGCCTTTCCCTGGTGGAGGTACTTACGAAGTAATGATGTCTAAACCACGCTCAGACTTGCACATGAACCTCCCTGCCTTGAAGAAGCTTGATGCATTGCTTCTTGGTATTCTTGGTGGGTTTTGTCATACAGAATTTTGGTATGTTGATCGGGGTATAGTTTTGGGTGACTTGAATGACTGTAACGATTTCCTGCCTGGTGGAAGGCCTTCGATTAGACAAGAAGATAAGTGGTGGCTTCCTTGCCCAAAAGTTCCAGCAGATGGCTTGTCTGAGGATGCCAGAAAGAGGCTGCAGCAGTGCAGGGACTGTACTAATCAAATACTCAAAGCAGCCATGGCAATCAATAGTAATGTACTTGCAGAAATGGAAGTTCCTGCGGCTTACATGGAAACATTGCCTAAG AGTGGCAAAGCTTGCTTGGGTGATATCATTTATCGCTACATGACCGCTGACCACTTCTCGCCTGAATGCCTCCTCGATTGCTTAGACCTTTCGTCAGAGCATCACACCTTGGAAATAGCAAATAGGATCGAGGCTTCAATTCATATTTGGAGACAAAAGGACCATAAAAGAAGCGGTCATCGCAACAAGGGAAGACGACCAACATGGAGTGGCAAGGTCAAGGGCATTGTTGGAGACCCTAGGAAGAGTAACAATTTGGCCAGGAGAGCAGAGACCCTTCTTGACAGTCTAAGACTAAGATTTCCAGGATTACCACAAACAGCATTAGACATGGCTAAGATCCAATATAACAAA GATGTGGGGCAATCAATTCTTGAAAGCTATTCAAGGGTGATGGAGAGTTTGGCTTTCAACATCATGGCACGGATTGACGATGTCTTATACGTAGACGATGCGATCAAGCGATGCGTCAAAGCGGAGTCAATCTCACTTTTCAACAGAGGTTTAGGTGGTCTTCCAATTCAGAAACGGATGTCTCCAAGCCCCTTCTCAATCCATCAGAGCCCATTTGCCTCACCATTTGCAACTCCAACTTTCTGTTCCTCTACTCCAGTTGGAGGAAGCCCAGGAAGACTATCTCCTCCCCCAACTGTAAAAAGAAGCAATACGAAGAAAGAAACTGCAGTTCTAAGTAAAGACAAACAAAGCCAAAGTGAGAAAGATAAAATCTGGTCATATGCTGGGAATCTTAGTGGTAGAAGAGTCTCTGGGGTGACTCCAGAGAGAGATTGA